The following proteins come from a genomic window of Gadus morhua chromosome 11, gadMor3.0, whole genome shotgun sequence:
- the si:ch73-54f23.4 gene encoding zinc-binding protein A33 encodes MTDRNNNCRNGLSVAKEKLIDAIKRIQHELDECREEECEMYIQSVGVENCFDVLEREVRSEFQNLHRFLDEEESLDLERLRKARQKQVKQLRGRERKIAEQGKDLERAVTTLNSKLAEEDSPKLLKEIKDLIKRSMVSFVPPREVETEVRAGQFVGPIQYRIWKHMKSCLYPNITAVTFDPDTAHPLLTVSPSRASMWYEEDKDVAGCPANPRRFHYYYCVFGQQSFSAGRHYWEVEVGRKTSWRLGVARDDVPRGEMAHSGTLSGIWTLALKSGTLVACTDPEPTGIVLSSHLLRIGVFLDCEQRELSFYNAGSMAPLYTFSLGTVAAPLVPFFNPCDSDDGRNTAPLAIFSPSL; translated from the exons ATGACTGACAgaaacaacaactgcagaaatGGCCTCTCTGTTGCCAAG gagaAGCTCATCGATGCTATAAAAAGGATCCAACATGAGTTGGACGAgtgcagagaggaagagtgtgaGATGTACATACAGTCCGTTGGAGTAGAG AACTGCTTTGATGTTTTGGAGCGGGAGGTGCGGTCCGAGTTCCAGAACCTCCACCGTTtcctggatgaggaggagagcctGGACCTGGAGCGCCTCAGGAAGGCGCGGCAGAAGCAGGTGAAGcagctgagggggagagagaggaagatcgCAGAGCAAGGGAAGGACCTGGAGAGAGCCGTCACGACGCTCAACAGCAAGCTGGCCGAGGAGGACAGTCCTAAGCTGCTCAAA GAAATTAAAGACCTCATAAAAAG GTCCATGGTAAGCTTCGTCCCCCCACGAGAGGTAGAGACCGAGGTCCGAGCAGGTCAATTTGTGGGCCCTATCCAATACAGAATATGGAAGCACATGAAAAGCTGCCTCTATCCAA acATCACGGCCGTCACCTTTGACCCCGACACCGCCCACCCCTTGCTGACCGTCTCCCCGTCCCGCGCCTCCATGTGGTACGAGGAGGACAAGGACGTGGCGGGGTGCCCGGCCAACCCGCGCCGCttccactactactactgcgtGTTTGGCCAGCAGAGCTTCAGCGCGGGCCGCCActactgggaggtggaggtgggccgCAAGACCTCCTGGAGGCTGGGCGTCGCCCGCGACGACGTCCCCCGCGGGGAGATGGCCCACAGCGGCACCCTGAGCGGCATTTGGACGCTGGCGCTGAAGAGCGGCACGCTGGTGGCGTGCACCGACCCGGAGCCCACGGGCATCGTCCTGTCCAGCCACCTGCTGCGCATCGGCGTGTTCCTGGACTGTGAGCAGCGCGAGCTGTCCTTCTACAACGCCGGCAGCATGGCGCCGCTCTACACCTTCTCCCTCGGGACGGTGGCGGCGCCGCTGGTGCCCTTCTTTAACCCGTGTGACTCGGACGACGGGAGGAACACCGCGCCACTCGCCATCTTCAGCCCCTccctgtga